One genomic segment of Deinococcus radiopugnans ATCC 19172 includes these proteins:
- a CDS encoding protein kinase domain-containing protein, translated as MTALLLGALFVVGLLLLVRFPERALSVLAGVLALALVATLVALALGGAVQGTSWLRALDRAQGALAVLAVILGGSLISLGQGSALPAQPARRKELQLPAAGKPVRVTRSPAPSLTRRSTLSSTKSDLKFQDYEVMDRIGIGGMGSVYRARRNSDGRIVALKVPQEKYLADAKFVKRFYREAEVLKRFNHPNIVRVYDYRMQDPEHYIAMEFLDGESLETLLEDRSLAFTESVQIIRALADALRHIHMQNVVHRDIKPGNVMMLKNAFHEGQLREGGVKLMDFGIAVGKVLTRLTMTGARVGTPIYMAPEQAKGNRVDARSDVYSLGLLAYEMVSGQTAFRGSYEAVVHQQVFEAPKPPKQVRLEVPGRLNDLILNMIEKDPAQRPTLDEVITRLDAGVLSDEVFSDPLALALSVQEKRGTVRLLDLHGKLRASLCDQGGSGGGAAPGLPSVPNALAGDADGNLYVTLQEYRQGKSGALIRKLGPQGQELLSFGPYGLGEGELLQPLDIAFTQGHVYVLDGEAHHIVVYNSLGQFVRRFGGRGQGLGRFDRPRRLVASPDGHLYVLDTGNNEVQRFTAQGEYLSRYAFRLDRHSEGLRTLEGLGVDRHGAVYIVDGVARKLRKIEADGTPGVTFALDTLVGEPTEAPWLISVGPEGQIYAVRQGGQVLRTISSAGDPVSSRDMYAPVQAMTLLDRPQTGAVPSHLGRTIAEKLAAEKPSAGQSAPAQPGPAAVVSH; from the coding sequence ATGACCGCGCTGCTGCTGGGCGCCCTGTTCGTGGTGGGCCTGCTGCTGCTGGTCCGCTTTCCGGAACGCGCCCTGAGCGTCCTGGCGGGTGTGCTGGCGCTGGCGCTGGTGGCCACGCTGGTGGCGCTGGCGCTGGGGGGGGCGGTCCAGGGCACCTCATGGCTGCGGGCGCTGGACCGGGCGCAGGGCGCGCTGGCCGTGCTGGCCGTGATTCTCGGCGGGAGCCTGATCTCCCTGGGCCAGGGGTCGGCGCTGCCCGCCCAGCCCGCGCGCCGCAAGGAGCTGCAACTGCCCGCTGCCGGCAAGCCTGTGCGGGTGACGCGCTCGCCCGCGCCCAGCCTGACGCGCCGCAGCACGCTGTCGTCGACCAAGTCGGATCTCAAGTTTCAGGATTACGAGGTCATGGACCGCATCGGCATCGGCGGGATGGGCAGCGTCTACCGGGCGCGCCGCAACAGTGACGGGCGCATCGTGGCCCTCAAGGTGCCGCAGGAAAAGTACCTGGCCGACGCCAAGTTCGTCAAACGTTTCTACCGCGAGGCCGAGGTGCTCAAGCGCTTCAACCACCCCAACATCGTGCGGGTCTACGACTACCGCATGCAGGACCCCGAGCACTACATCGCCATGGAGTTTCTGGACGGCGAGAGCCTGGAGACCCTGCTGGAAGACCGCAGTCTGGCCTTCACCGAGTCGGTGCAGATTATCCGCGCGCTGGCCGACGCGCTGCGGCACATCCACATGCAGAACGTGGTCCACCGCGACATCAAGCCCGGCAACGTGATGATGCTCAAGAATGCCTTTCACGAGGGCCAGCTGCGCGAGGGCGGCGTCAAACTGATGGACTTCGGCATCGCGGTGGGCAAGGTGCTGACCCGCCTGACCATGACCGGCGCGCGGGTGGGCACCCCGATCTACATGGCCCCCGAGCAGGCCAAGGGCAACCGCGTGGACGCCCGCAGCGACGTGTACTCGCTGGGCCTGCTGGCCTACGAGATGGTCAGCGGCCAGACCGCCTTCCGGGGCAGTTACGAGGCGGTGGTGCATCAGCAGGTCTTCGAGGCACCCAAGCCGCCCAAGCAGGTGCGGCTGGAAGTGCCGGGGCGCCTGAACGACCTGATCCTGAACATGATCGAGAAGGACCCGGCGCAGCGCCCCACCCTGGACGAGGTGATTACCCGCCTGGACGCGGGCGTGCTGAGCGATGAGGTGTTCAGCGATCCGCTGGCCCTGGCCCTGAGCGTGCAGGAAAAACGCGGCACCGTGCGTCTGCTGGACCTGCACGGCAAGCTGCGGGCCAGCCTGTGTGACCAGGGCGGCAGCGGGGGCGGCGCGGCGCCGGGCCTGCCCAGCGTGCCGAATGCCCTGGCCGGCGACGCGGACGGCAACCTGTACGTCACCCTGCAGGAATACCGCCAGGGCAAGTCGGGGGCGCTGATTCGCAAGCTCGGCCCGCAGGGGCAGGAACTGCTCAGCTTCGGCCCCTACGGCCTGGGCGAGGGCGAACTGCTGCAACCGCTGGATATCGCGTTTACCCAGGGCCATGTTTACGTGCTGGACGGCGAGGCGCACCACATTGTCGTATACAACAGCCTGGGCCAGTTTGTCCGGCGCTTCGGCGGGCGGGGACAGGGCCTGGGCCGCTTTGACCGGCCGCGCCGCCTGGTGGCCTCGCCGGACGGTCACCTGTACGTGCTGGACACCGGGAACAACGAGGTTCAGCGCTTCACCGCGCAGGGCGAGTACCTCAGCCGCTACGCTTTCCGGCTGGACCGCCACAGCGAGGGCCTGCGCACGCTCGAAGGCCTGGGCGTGGACCGGCACGGCGCGGTGTACATCGTGGACGGCGTGGCCCGCAAGCTGCGCAAGATCGAGGCCGACGGCACCCCCGGCGTGACCTTTGCCCTCGACACGCTGGTGGGGGAGCCCACCGAGGCGCCCTGGCTGATCAGCGTGGGGCCGGAAGGGCAGATCTACGCCGTCCGTCAGGGCGGGCAGGTGCTGCGGACCATCTCCAGCGCAGGTGATCCCGTCTCCAGCCGTGACATGTACGCCCCGGTGCAGGCCATGACGTTGCTGGACCGGCCCCAGACCGGCGCGGTGCCTTCCCATCTGGGCCGGACCATTGCCGAGAAGCTGGCCGCCGAGAAACCCAGTGCGGGCCAGTCCGCTCCGGCGCAGCCCGGCCCTGCGGCTGTGGTCAGCCACTGA
- a CDS encoding glutaredoxin family protein, with protein MTQLPLLTLYTRVGCHLCEQAQEHLARLEFRVQLLDVDSRPEWRQRYGHDVPVLALEDRVLARGVLSPARLSMIKLQLLRGAAPPSTHHPSGT; from the coding sequence GTGACTCAACTTCCCCTGCTGACGCTGTACACCCGCGTGGGCTGCCACCTGTGCGAGCAGGCGCAGGAGCATCTGGCCCGGCTGGAGTTCCGGGTTCAGCTACTGGACGTGGATTCACGTCCGGAGTGGCGGCAACGCTACGGGCATGACGTGCCGGTGCTGGCCCTGGAGGACCGGGTGCTGGCGCGCGGCGTGCTGAGCCCGGCGCGTCTGAGCATGATCAAACTGCAACTGCTGCGCGGCGCGGCCCCGCCGTCCACCCACCACCCTTCCGGGACCTGA
- a CDS encoding DHH family phosphoesterase: MNVSNGDNHQYQQEVRQVAALLRAHEGPVVVLSHENPDGDALGSLLGLTRALRGLGKTVIAPMDVPRYLRFLPTPGETSGPLTAWPEGALAVVVDVDNNDPGRVAGADLRQFGGEVVNLDHHGTNQRRATAGVVDPSLPAAVMIVADVLNELGVTWTEQLATPLMLGLITDTGSFRFDSVTPQTFVCAAQLLERGAQLGWINDQMGQQPRAYYLLLREVLDTMEFLRGGRVVMARVDEAMLTRAGASWEDVENYVGMLRNSEGADLAVMIKDFGERIKLSLRSRGGVSAQNVAVALGGGGHVSASGASLSEPYPAVRHRLDEAIGAELARVDDPARDMAGHP, translated from the coding sequence GTGAACGTTTCTAATGGGGACAACCATCAATACCAGCAGGAGGTCAGGCAAGTGGCGGCCCTGCTGCGTGCCCACGAGGGGCCGGTGGTCGTCCTGTCGCACGAGAATCCGGACGGCGACGCCCTGGGCAGCCTGCTGGGCCTGACGCGCGCGCTGCGGGGCCTGGGCAAGACGGTGATCGCCCCGATGGACGTGCCGCGCTACCTGCGCTTCCTGCCGACTCCCGGCGAGACCAGCGGTCCGCTGACGGCGTGGCCGGAAGGGGCGCTGGCCGTGGTGGTGGACGTGGACAACAACGATCCGGGCCGGGTGGCCGGCGCGGACCTGCGGCAATTCGGGGGGGAAGTGGTCAATCTCGATCACCACGGCACCAACCAGCGGCGGGCCACGGCGGGGGTGGTCGATCCGTCCCTGCCGGCCGCGGTGATGATCGTGGCCGACGTCCTGAACGAGCTGGGCGTCACCTGGACCGAGCAGCTCGCCACGCCGCTGATGCTGGGCCTGATCACCGACACCGGCAGCTTCAGGTTCGACAGCGTCACGCCTCAGACGTTTGTGTGCGCCGCCCAGTTGCTGGAACGCGGCGCGCAGTTAGGCTGGATCAACGACCAGATGGGGCAGCAGCCGCGGGCCTATTACCTGCTGCTGCGCGAGGTGCTCGACACCATGGAATTCCTGCGCGGCGGACGGGTGGTGATGGCGCGCGTGGACGAGGCCATGCTGACGCGGGCCGGGGCCAGCTGGGAGGACGTGGAAAATTATGTCGGTATGCTGCGCAACTCTGAAGGCGCGGATCTGGCGGTGATGATCAAAGACTTCGGCGAGCGGATCAAGCTGTCGCTGCGCTCCCGCGGCGGGGTCAGCGCACAGAACGTGGCGGTGGCCCTGGGGGGCGGCGGCCACGTCTCGGCCTCTGGAGCCAGCCTGAGCGAACCGTATCCGGCAGTGCGACACCGCCTGGACGAGGCCATCGGGGCCGAGCTGGCGCGGGTGGACGACCCTGCGCGGGACATGGCCGGCCACCCCTGA
- a CDS encoding HAD family hydrolase, whose amino-acid sequence MDSSVAVARHVAFDWGGVLTVGTFDGRSTQNVAERSGVPVERVRESYFRHVRQLEVGAWTLDHFWAVMGQETGAALSYADFEALYLGSIVDHAPMYATLAALPAGVRVGLLSNNYPVVSAHLRRDPRFARFDALVFSNELGHKKPAPEAFAALEAAMDCPAAQIAFVDDVQENIDAANAAGFHGILYHHEAHAAFERELAVWLGLDARGS is encoded by the coding sequence ATGGATTCTTCTGTGGCAGTGGCCCGTCACGTCGCTTTCGACTGGGGCGGTGTCTTGACCGTCGGAACTTTCGATGGGCGCAGCACCCAGAACGTGGCCGAGCGCAGCGGTGTGCCGGTGGAGCGCGTGCGGGAGAGCTATTTCCGCCACGTCCGGCAGCTGGAAGTGGGGGCGTGGACCCTGGACCACTTCTGGGCGGTGATGGGGCAGGAAACCGGGGCGGCGCTGTCCTACGCCGATTTCGAGGCGCTGTATCTGGGCAGCATCGTCGATCACGCGCCCATGTACGCGACGCTGGCCGCCCTGCCCGCCGGGGTGCGCGTGGGCCTGCTGAGCAACAACTACCCGGTGGTCAGCGCCCACCTGCGCCGTGACCCGCGTTTTGCCCGTTTCGATGCCCTGGTCTTCAGCAACGAACTGGGCCACAAGAAGCCCGCGCCCGAGGCTTTTGCGGCGCTGGAGGCAGCGATGGACTGCCCGGCCGCCCAGATTGCCTTTGTGGACGACGTGCAGGAAAACATCGACGCCGCCAACGCGGCCGGCTTCCACGGCATCCTGTACCACCACGAGGCGCACGCGGCCTTCGAGCGGGAGCTGGCCGTGTGGCTGGGGCTGGACGCCCGCGGCAGCTGA
- the aceA gene encoding isocitrate lyase yields MTQTHSPRTPAEILEKTWQTEDRWKGIKRNYGAEEVVKLRGSLPIEHTLARHGANKLWKLMKTEPFVNALGALTGNQAMQQVKAGLKAIYLSGWQVAGDANNAGQMYPDQSLYPASSVPDVVKRINNTLRRADQIQTSEGRDDIDYFAPIVADAEAGFGGPLNAFELMKAMIEAGAAGVHFEDQLASEKKCGHLGGKVLVPTSQFIRTLNAARLAADVSGVPTVLIARTDADAANLLTSDIDDNDKPFCTGERTPEGFYFVKPGIEQAISRALAYAPYADVIWCETSVPNLEDARRFAEAIHAEFPGKLLAYNCSPSFNWKKNLDDETIAKFQVELGKLGYKFQFITLAGFHSLNHAMFELAHGYARNQMVSFVELQEKEFAAQERGFTAVKHQREVGTGYFDAVSNAAAGGVSSTNALAGSTEAQQFGQRELAGAHD; encoded by the coding sequence ATGACCCAGACCCACAGCCCGCGCACGCCCGCCGAGATTCTGGAAAAGACCTGGCAGACCGAGGACCGCTGGAAGGGGATCAAGCGCAACTACGGGGCCGAGGAGGTCGTCAAGCTGCGCGGCAGCCTGCCCATCGAACACACGCTGGCCCGCCACGGCGCGAACAAGCTGTGGAAGCTGATGAAGACCGAGCCGTTCGTGAACGCGCTGGGCGCCCTGACCGGCAACCAGGCCATGCAGCAGGTCAAGGCGGGCCTCAAGGCCATCTACCTGAGCGGCTGGCAGGTGGCCGGGGACGCCAACAACGCCGGGCAGATGTACCCGGATCAGAGCCTGTACCCCGCGTCCAGCGTGCCGGATGTCGTCAAGCGCATCAACAACACCCTGCGCCGCGCCGACCAGATTCAGACCAGCGAGGGCCGGGACGACATCGACTACTTCGCGCCCATCGTCGCCGACGCCGAGGCCGGGTTTGGCGGCCCGCTGAACGCCTTTGAGCTGATGAAGGCCATGATCGAGGCCGGGGCGGCGGGGGTGCATTTCGAGGACCAGCTGGCCTCCGAGAAGAAGTGCGGTCACCTGGGCGGCAAGGTGCTGGTGCCCACCAGCCAGTTCATCCGCACGCTGAACGCCGCGCGGCTGGCCGCCGACGTGAGCGGCGTGCCCACCGTGCTGATCGCCCGCACCGACGCCGACGCCGCCAACCTGCTGACCAGCGACATCGACGACAACGACAAGCCCTTCTGCACCGGCGAGCGCACCCCCGAAGGCTTCTACTTCGTCAAGCCAGGGATTGAACAGGCCATCTCCCGCGCCCTGGCCTACGCCCCCTACGCCGACGTGATCTGGTGCGAGACCTCGGTCCCGAATCTGGAGGACGCCCGCCGCTTCGCCGAGGCCATCCATGCCGAATTTCCCGGCAAGCTGCTGGCGTACAACTGCTCGCCCAGCTTCAACTGGAAGAAGAATCTGGACGACGAGACGATTGCCAAATTTCAGGTGGAGCTGGGCAAGTTGGGCTACAAGTTCCAGTTCATCACGCTGGCCGGCTTCCACAGCCTGAACCACGCCATGTTCGAGCTGGCGCACGGCTACGCCCGCAACCAGATGGTCAGCTTCGTGGAGTTGCAGGAAAAGGAATTCGCGGCCCAGGAACGCGGCTTCACAGCGGTCAAGCACCAGCGCGAGGTGGGCACCGGTTACTTCGACGCCGTGTCCAACGCCGCTGCCGGGGGAGTGAGCAGCACCAACGCCCTGGCCGGCAGCACCGAGGCGCAGCAGTTCGGGCAGCGCGAACTGGCCGGCGCGCACGACTGA
- the argJ gene encoding bifunctional glutamate N-acetyltransferase/amino-acid acetyltransferase ArgJ gives MSAPASSLLPLPKGFQTAALAAGIKPSGKTDLSTVVSETDCVWAFAGTRSTTAAACVGRNRELYAAGGPVRALLVNAGNANAATGRRGERDNADLADALGSVLNVNMDGVLTASTGIIGHPLPMDRVLSGIEHLPEDLTDAAATFAGAIMTTDLRPKTASADLPGGARIVGVAKGSGMIHPDMATMFAFVFTDAALDGPGLRAAFSAVVARTFNAVTVDGDTSTNDMAMVLANGQAGEVALHDFLPALEGVMRDLARQIARDGEGATRLLTVKVSGALTEAEALTAARTCCVSPLLKSAVHGFDPNWGRVIMAVGRSGAAVNIEGMTVAVQGHPVFAGKPLPYDDAAVSQSMRAEEVVFEIDLGVGGASGEAWGCDLSAEYVSINADYTT, from the coding sequence ATGAGCGCCCCTGCCTCCTCTCTCCTGCCGCTGCCCAAGGGCTTTCAGACCGCCGCGCTGGCCGCCGGCATCAAGCCCAGCGGCAAAACGGACCTGAGTACCGTGGTTTCCGAGACCGACTGCGTGTGGGCCTTCGCGGGCACGCGCAGCACCACCGCCGCCGCCTGCGTGGGCCGCAACCGTGAACTGTACGCGGCGGGCGGCCCGGTGCGGGCGCTGCTGGTGAACGCTGGCAACGCCAACGCGGCCACCGGCAGGCGGGGGGAGCGCGACAACGCCGATCTGGCCGACGCGCTGGGCAGCGTGCTGAACGTGAACATGGACGGCGTGCTGACCGCCAGCACCGGCATCATCGGCCACCCGCTGCCGATGGACCGCGTCCTGAGCGGCATCGAACACCTGCCCGAAGACCTGACAGACGCCGCCGCCACCTTCGCGGGCGCGATCATGACCACCGACTTGCGGCCAAAAACCGCCTCGGCCGACCTGCCCGGCGGAGCGCGCATCGTGGGCGTCGCCAAGGGCAGCGGCATGATCCACCCCGATATGGCCACCATGTTCGCTTTCGTGTTCACCGACGCCGCGCTGGACGGTCCCGGCCTGCGTGCGGCCTTTTCCGCCGTGGTGGCCCGCACCTTCAACGCCGTGACGGTGGACGGCGACACCAGCACCAACGACATGGCGATGGTCCTGGCGAACGGGCAGGCCGGCGAGGTGGCCCTGCATGACTTCCTGCCCGCGCTGGAGGGCGTGATGCGAGATCTGGCCCGCCAGATCGCCCGCGACGGCGAGGGAGCCACCCGCCTGCTGACCGTAAAGGTCTCCGGCGCCCTGACTGAGGCCGAGGCGCTCACCGCCGCCCGCACCTGCTGCGTCAGCCCGCTGCTCAAGAGCGCCGTCCACGGCTTTGACCCCAACTGGGGCCGCGTGATCATGGCGGTGGGCCGCAGCGGCGCGGCCGTGAACATCGAGGGCATGACCGTGGCCGTGCAGGGCCACCCGGTGTTTGCCGGCAAGCCGCTGCCCTACGACGACGCGGCGGTCAGCCAGAGCATGCGGGCCGAGGAAGTCGTTTTCGAGATTGATCTGGGGGTGGGCGGCGCGTCCGGCGAGGCCTGGGGCTGTGATCTGAGCGCCGAATACGTGAGCATCAACGCGGATTACACGACGTAA
- a CDS encoding alpha/beta fold hydrolase: protein MPFARLLLVSALLAACAPAQQTARPASAPVTTPSDAVLAGVPAVRVVRPSLVVPGTPPELNASITVRYGPARPKTVLLLMPGFLGGAGSFDRLARQIVALGPNTAVWAVDRRSNLLEPQAQIAAAGPAELARIVQDGLPPRSKQSVSYMRDWGLDVTLRDWRVAVQEARRLTPDVFIGGHSMGGSLTGLYAAYDFGGLTGDGEAEGGAGREERGADDVRGLVMLDGAPGLLSNQPLTPQNYADGTEGVLGPLTGLKKLPEDPYVDAVYFGPKLASRAAAQARLAATQPNALAPADGLVGYPATNLAAAMVQLEQRYALLPFLTLKTGRATNAVEGNNLIAAVLGGKNSYWVAGQKDRSKPVGWQANPSAPTDPQDFVKRFWTPLSDFSEWYFPNRLTLDLAAVRQGTRGTPFEQELRVWHEVRLPALGVVAAEGVSSADEYRDYAALTKADMTVRTLPGAAHLDITAARSDQVARWILDWMAGVKARQ from the coding sequence ATGCCCTTCGCCCGTCTGCTGCTTGTTTCCGCCCTGCTGGCCGCCTGCGCCCCCGCCCAACAGACCGCCAGACCGGCCTCCGCCCCGGTGACCACCCCCAGCGACGCGGTTCTGGCGGGGGTGCCGGCCGTGCGCGTGGTGAGGCCCAGTCTCGTGGTGCCCGGCACGCCGCCCGAGCTGAACGCGAGCATCACGGTCCGCTACGGCCCGGCCCGGCCGAAGACCGTGCTGCTGCTGATGCCGGGCTTTCTGGGCGGTGCGGGCAGCTTTGACCGGTTGGCACGGCAGATTGTGGCCCTGGGGCCGAACACGGCGGTCTGGGCAGTGGACCGCCGCAGCAACCTGCTGGAACCCCAGGCCCAGATCGCGGCGGCGGGTCCGGCAGAGCTGGCGCGGATCGTGCAGGACGGGCTGCCTCCGCGTTCCAAACAGAGCGTGTCGTACATGCGCGACTGGGGCCTGGACGTGACCCTGCGCGACTGGCGGGTGGCCGTGCAGGAGGCCCGCCGCCTGACGCCCGACGTGTTCATCGGCGGCCACTCGATGGGCGGCAGCCTGACCGGGCTGTACGCGGCCTACGATTTTGGTGGCCTGACGGGCGACGGTGAGGCTGAGGGCGGGGCCGGGCGCGAGGAACGCGGTGCGGACGACGTGCGCGGCCTGGTTATGCTGGACGGTGCGCCGGGCCTGCTGAGCAATCAGCCGCTCACGCCGCAGAATTACGCCGATGGCACCGAGGGCGTGCTGGGACCGCTGACCGGCCTGAAGAAACTGCCCGAGGACCCTTACGTGGACGCGGTGTACTTTGGCCCCAAACTGGCCAGCCGCGCCGCCGCCCAGGCCCGACTGGCCGCCACGCAGCCGAACGCCCTGGCCCCGGCAGACGGTCTGGTGGGCTATCCGGCCACCAATCTGGCGGCGGCGATGGTGCAATTGGAACAGCGTTACGCCCTGCTGCCGTTCCTGACCCTGAAGACCGGGCGGGCCACCAACGCCGTGGAGGGCAACAACCTGATCGCCGCTGTCCTGGGCGGCAAGAACAGCTACTGGGTGGCCGGCCAGAAGGACCGCAGCAAGCCCGTTGGCTGGCAGGCGAACCCGTCGGCGCCCACGGACCCGCAGGACTTCGTGAAACGTTTCTGGACCCCACTCAGCGACTTCAGCGAGTGGTACTTTCCCAACCGGCTGACGCTGGATCTGGCTGCTGTGCGCCAGGGCACGCGGGGCACTCCCTTCGAGCAGGAACTGCGCGTGTGGCACGAGGTCCGGCTGCCCGCGCTGGGCGTCGTGGCGGCCGAGGGCGTGTCCAGTGCCGACGAGTACCGCGACTACGCCGCCCTGACCAAAGCGGACATGACGGTCAGGACCCTGCCGGGGGCCGCCCACCTGGACATCACCGCCGCCCGCAGCGATCAGGTGGCGCGCTGGATTCTGGACTGGATGGCGGGCGTGAAGGCCAGGCAATAA
- a CDS encoding mismatch-specific DNA-glycosylase, whose product MGADQTPTAEGHLVPDVLRPGLALVLVGTAPSRISAAARAYYANPVNKFWRTLHEAGLTPRQLSPQEYPQVLDYGIGLTDVAKRHSGVDAALPGEAWQPDELRAKLRTYRPQIVAFTSKRGAAETLGLPTGRLPYGPQDTALEGAEVWVLPSTSPLGHNYFQLGPWQALGARVAEVREKLSER is encoded by the coding sequence ATGGGGGCAGACCAGACGCCCACGGCAGAGGGCCACCTCGTTCCGGACGTGCTGCGGCCCGGCCTGGCCCTGGTGCTGGTGGGCACCGCACCCAGCCGCATCAGCGCGGCTGCGCGGGCGTACTACGCCAACCCGGTCAACAAGTTCTGGCGCACGCTGCATGAGGCGGGCCTGACGCCCCGGCAGCTGTCGCCGCAGGAGTACCCGCAGGTGCTGGACTACGGCATCGGCCTGACCGACGTGGCCAAGCGGCACAGCGGCGTGGACGCGGCCCTGCCCGGCGAGGCGTGGCAACCGGACGAACTGCGCGCCAAGCTCAGGACGTACCGCCCGCAGATCGTGGCCTTTACCAGCAAGCGCGGCGCGGCCGAGACGCTGGGCCTCCCCACCGGCCGGCTGCCCTACGGCCCACAGGATACGGCGCTGGAAGGCGCGGAGGTCTGGGTGCTGCCCAGCACCAGCCCGCTGGGCCACAACTATTTTCAGCTGGGGCCGTGGCAGGCGCTGGGGGCGCGGGTGGCGGAGGTGCGGGAGAAGCTGAGCGAACGCTGA
- a CDS encoding sulfite oxidase-like oxidoreductase: protein MLGKFFKKPADDMGGRVPPGQSLTARFPVLTYGPAQHYDAAEVVVRITGLAGEKTFTWADLLALPQATLTYDIHCVTHWSKLDTEWTGVRVTDLMEHIQLDPAATYVMQHSVGGYTTNLSLADFTRPENLLAHTFNGEPLTAEHGGPLRLVVPHLYFWKSAKWLTGLEFMAADQPGFWEKNGYHMRGDPWAEQRYDDD, encoded by the coding sequence ATGCTTGGCAAATTCTTCAAGAAACCGGCGGACGACATGGGCGGGCGCGTGCCGCCCGGCCAGAGCCTGACCGCCCGCTTCCCGGTGCTGACCTACGGCCCCGCGCAGCACTACGACGCGGCCGAGGTGGTGGTGCGGATCACGGGTCTGGCCGGCGAGAAGACCTTTACCTGGGCTGACCTGCTGGCGCTGCCGCAGGCCACGCTGACCTACGACATCCACTGCGTGACCCACTGGAGCAAGCTGGACACCGAATGGACGGGCGTGCGCGTCACCGATCTGATGGAGCACATTCAGCTGGATCCGGCGGCCACCTACGTCATGCAGCACAGCGTCGGCGGCTATACCACCAACCTGTCGCTGGCCGACTTCACGCGCCCGGAGAACCTGCTGGCGCACACCTTTAACGGCGAGCCGCTGACGGCCGAGCACGGCGGCCCGCTGCGGCTGGTGGTGCCGCACCTGTACTTCTGGAAGAGTGCCAAATGGCTGACCGGGCTGGAATTCATGGCCGCCGACCAACCCGGTTTCTGGGAAAAGAACGGCTACCACATGCGCGGCGATCCCTGGGCAGAACAGCGCTACGACGACGACTGA
- a CDS encoding DUF475 domain-containing protein: MIQREFGFAFGVSIIALILTFWYGFNTGGVAVALNFLVIAVVLGVMEVSLSFDNAVVNASVLKNMTEKWQRRFLIWGILIAVVGMRLVFPIAIVAITAGLGFGEVANLALNDSTRYGEYLEQAEVVISAFGGTFLLMVALNYLMDPEKDEHWLAGFERRLAGLGKLDTIQALIAGVVLLVITHFMVAPAEQLAAVSAGLVGLLVYLGMNAIGGLFDPNDMAAKAGAAGLTAFLYLEVLDASFSLDGVIGAFAVTKEIVIISAGLAIGAVFVRSLTLYLVHQGTLAQYRYLEHGAHYGILALAIIMLASTNRNVHIPELVTGLIGVAFIGASIWSSVRANKRELAEGKSQPN; the protein is encoded by the coding sequence GTGATTCAAAGAGAGTTTGGCTTCGCCTTCGGAGTCTCGATCATTGCCCTGATTCTGACCTTCTGGTACGGCTTCAACACCGGCGGCGTCGCTGTGGCGCTGAATTTCCTGGTGATTGCCGTGGTGCTGGGCGTCATGGAAGTGTCCCTCAGCTTCGACAACGCGGTGGTCAACGCCTCGGTTCTCAAGAACATGACCGAGAAGTGGCAGCGCCGCTTTCTGATCTGGGGCATCCTGATCGCCGTCGTGGGCATGCGGCTGGTCTTTCCGATTGCCATCGTCGCCATCACGGCGGGCCTGGGCTTCGGCGAGGTGGCCAATCTGGCCCTGAACGATTCCACCCGCTACGGCGAGTATCTGGAGCAGGCCGAGGTCGTGATCAGCGCCTTCGGCGGCACCTTCCTGCTGATGGTGGCCCTGAACTACCTGATGGATCCCGAGAAGGACGAGCACTGGCTGGCGGGCTTCGAGCGCCGTCTGGCCGGGCTGGGCAAGCTGGACACCATCCAGGCGCTGATCGCGGGCGTGGTGCTGCTGGTCATCACGCACTTCATGGTGGCCCCCGCCGAACAGCTCGCGGCGGTGTCGGCGGGCCTGGTGGGCCTGCTGGTCTACCTGGGCATGAACGCCATCGGCGGGTTGTTCGATCCCAACGACATGGCGGCCAAGGCCGGGGCGGCGGGCCTGACCGCCTTCCTGTACCTGGAAGTGCTGGACGCCTCGTTCTCGCTGGACGGCGTGATCGGGGCCTTCGCCGTGACCAAGGAAATCGTGATCATCTCGGCGGGGCTGGCGATCGGCGCGGTGTTCGTGCGCTCGCTGACGCTGTATCTGGTGCACCAGGGCACGCTGGCGCAGTACCGCTACCTGGAACACGGCGCGCACTACGGCATCCTGGCGCTGGCAATCATCATGCTGGCCAGCACCAACCGCAACGTGCACATTCCCGAACTGGTCACCGGATTGATCGGCGTGGCGTTCATCGGGGCGTCCATCTGGTCCAGCGTGAGGGCCAACAAACGCGAACTGGCCGAGGGCAAGTCGCAGCCCAACTGA